The Deltaproteobacteria bacterium genomic interval TGCTGGGCGCGGCCCTGTTCGCCATGATCGCGGGGGGACCGACTCCCTCCGCCGGGGAGGAACCGTTGGTCGAAAAATACGTGCTCGGCAACGGGCTGACGGTCGTGATCCGGCCGAGCCCTTCGTCGCCGGTGGCGGCGGTGCAAGCGTGGGTCAAGGCGGGAAGCACCACGGAGATCGAAGCCCGCGCGGGGATGTCCCATATCCTCGAGCACATGGCGTTCAAGGGGACGAAGCGCAGGGGGCCCGGGGAGATCGCCCGGGAGGTCGAGGCGGTGGGGGGCGAGATCAACGCCTACACGAGCTTCGACCAGACGGTCTACCACATCACCCTCTCGGGGCGGTTCCTCGAGAACGCGCTCGACATCCTCGCCGACACGCTCGGGAACTCGGTCTTCGACCCCGGGGAACTTTCGCGGGAACTCGAGGTGATCCTCGAGGAGGTGCGGATGAACGAGGACGATCCGGGGCGGGTCGTCTCCAAGGCCCTCTTCCGGGAGGCGTACAAGGTCCACCCGTACGGGCGCCCCGTCATCGGCTTCGTCGACACGATCCGGAAGACCACGCGCGACGATCTTCTGGCCTACTTCCACGCGAACTACGTTCCCGGGAACATGGTGCTGGTGATCGCGGGGAACGTCGACCCGAAAACGTCCCGGCCGCTGATCGAGAGGACGTTCGGGGCGCTTCCCCCCGGTTCCGCGCCGGAAGTCCCGAGGCCGGCCGAGCCGACCCAGAGGGAGACCCGGGTCGTCGTCAGGGAGAAGGACGCGCGGCGCGCCTACCTCGACATGGGGTTCCATGGCCCCTCGATGAAGGACCCGGACGTCTACGCCTGGGACCTGCTGTCGATGATCCTCGGCAGCGGCGAGACGTCACGGCTCTACCGCTCGGTGAAGGATGGGAAAGGGCTCGTCGACTCGGTGTCCGCGTCGTCATATACCCCGAGGGACCCGGGGCTCCTGTTCGTCGGCGGAACCTTGTCGCCCGAGAAGGCGCGGGAGGCCCTCAAGGAGATCCTCCTCGAGACGTTCCGGATGGTTGCCGCCCCTCCGGAGGGGCCGGAGCTCGCGCGGGCCAAGACGGCCACGGAGACCGACTTTCTGTACTCCCTCGAGTCGCAGTCGGCGCTGGCACGCCACGTGGGATTCTACGAGACCACGTTGAACGACGCGGCGTTCGAGCAGACGTACCTGCGCAAGATCCGGGCGGTGACCGCCGACGACATCCTCACAGTCGCGAAAAAGTACCTTTCGCCGGGGAACCTGACCGTTTCGGCCGTCCTCCCCACTGGGAAGGGTGGGCTTCTTCCCGCGGACGAAGTCCGGGCGATCGCCCTGGCGGCGTACGCGGAGGCGACCGCGCCGGTCGCGAAGACCGAAAAGAAGCGGACCGTGGTGAAGGAGGTCCTCGCCAACGGGATCCGGGTGATCGTGCGGGAGAACCGCGCGGTCCCGGTGGTGGCGGTGCAGGCCGGGTTCCTCGCGGGGGTGCGGGGCGAGCCTAAGGAGAAAGGCGGGGTCTCCGGGCTCACCGCGGGGATGCTCGTCAAGGGAACGGCGCACCGGACGGCGAAGGAGATCTCCGAGGCGGTGGAGAACATGGGGGCGGATCTCAACGGCACCTCGGGCCGCAACTCGTTCGGCCTGCAGGGGAAGTTCCTCCAGCGCGACTTCGAAAAAGGGTTTCGCCTGTTCGCCGAATCGCTGCTCGAGCCGACCTTCCCGGCCGAGGAGCTCGAGAAGAAGCGGATCGAGACGCTCGGCGCCCTGAAGCAGCAGAAGGACCAGCTGACGCAGGCGACCTTCCTCCTGTTCCTCGGAGCGCACTACGGCGACCACCCGTATGGCCGGAATCCCCTCGGCACGGAGAACTCGGTCCGCGCGATGACGACTTCGGACCTGAAGGCGTATTACGCGCGCTGGGCGGATCCGCGGAACATGGTGATCGCGATCTCCGGGGACATCGACGTGGAGGAGGCGCTCGCGGCGGTCCGCAAGGCGTTCGGGGAGATGCCGCGGCGGCCGGGGTACGCGGCGCTGGGGGCGTTGCCGGTCCCCTCGCACGACGCGGTGATGAAGGCGGAAGAGCGGCGCGACAAGCAGCAGGCGCACTTCGTCATCGGCTATCCGGGTGCGCGGTTCACCGACCCGGACCGGTACGCGCTCGACGTGTTGGGCTCCGCGCTCGCCGGGATGGGGGGCCGGCTCTTCGTGAACCTGAGGGACAAGAAGTCGCTGGCCTACTCGGTCACCTCGTTTTCCTCGGAGCAGGTGGACCCGGGCTTCTTCGCCTTCTACATGGGGACCAGCGCCGACAAGCTGGACGGCGCGATCGCCGACACCCTCGTCGAGATCGCCGACGTGAAGAAGGGCGGCGTGACGCGGGAGGAGTTCGACCGGGCGAAGAAATGGATGATCGGCACCTACGAGATCGGCCTCCAGAGCAACAACTCCTACGCCGACAAGATGGTTTACAACGAGTTGTACGGGACGGGGTACGAGGAGACGTTCGCGGCCCCGGAGAAGATCGCGGCAGTCAGCTTTGAAGACGTGAACCGCCTCGCCGCCTCCGTCCTCGACCTCGAGAAGTACACCATCGCGATCCTGCGGGGCAAATAAACGCTCACTCCGGATCGTACGCCACGAGTCGTTCCGCGCGTGCCGCGGCGAGGAGCCTGGCGTCCGCACAGGCGAAGACCACGTCTTCCTTTAGCACTGAACGCAGCCACATCGCGGATGCCAGGTGAACGGCATCCGCGCCCCGGACGGCGTGCCTGTGGATCGCCTTCTTGATGATCGGCAGCAGTTCGTCGTCGAATTCGAGAATGAACAACTTCCCCCAGTCGGACTCGAACGCCTTGATCAGTTCGCCGAAGATCCGGGTGGAGAACTCCCTCGCTTTTTGCTTCCGGTTCAGCGCGGAGAGAATCTCCGGGTACGCCAACCTCGATGTCGCGGCGTACGGGGGATCGGCAAGAAGCCGATCCATCGCGTCGGAGCCGGGTTCCTGGACGTACCGTTTGACGAGGGCGCTGCTGTCCAGATAGATCATCGCCGTTCCTCGATGATCAGGTCGGATCCCTTCCTCCCTCCGCGTGCGCGGCGGACCGGTTGGAAGGGAGAGCGGTCGGTCGGCATCCGCAGGCGCTTCAAATGGGCAAGCGATGCCAGCCGTTCCTCTGTCCCGGCCGTCTCCTCGACCTGCCCGAGCCCGTGGAGAACCGCGATCGGCTCGCTCCGGTCCGTGACGATGACCGGAACCCCCTGTCTCGTCAAGGAAAGGTAATGGGTCAACCGGTTCTTCAGTTCCCGCACCCCGACGACGTGCATGGCGCGCCTCCTTGATGTGGCCATTGTAGCCACATTTTGAAGAAAGGGCAACCAGGAAGGTTTTTTCGGCGATCGATCCATGGATGTAGATCAATGGATGGTGATCTTGACGTACGGCGGGTATCATGACGGCATGCAATGTGCTATTTCATCGGGAAACAAGCGGCTGTTGCATGAATATGCAATAAAGCGTTGCGCCAAGGAGGCGAGGATGGACCGACCCGCCCGAATTTCTTCCCTTTCCGCCCTGCCCGGGGCGGTGCTGCTTCTCCTGACGTTCGGTTTTCCCCTCCTGCCGGCCGCGTCGGCGATGGAGGCGGTCGACTTCCACCAGGCGGTGGCCCGGGCGCTCTCGAACAACGCCTTTGTCTCGGCGGCGGGAGAGGATGCCGTCGCCGCGCGCCGCGATGCCGATGTGGCCCGCGGGTACCTTCTCCCCTCCGTCCGGTTCGATGAAAAATTCGTCCGCACGAGCGTTCCCGGGGAGGCGTTCGGGCTCAAGATGAATCAGGAAAAACTCCTCGCGTCCGATTTCCTCGATGTGCGCAACTTCAACAGCCCGCCGCCGCGCAACGACTTCATCGCCACCCTGTCGGTTGAGCAGCCGCTTTTTGCCCCGAAGGCGTACATCGGCTACGGGATGGCAAAGGTGGAGGCGGACGCGAAGGGTCAGGACCTCTACCGGCGGAAGGAGGACGCGGTGTACCGGGTCCTCACCGCGGTCCTCGACGTCGTCACGGCGCGGCAGTACATCGAGGTGGCGGGCCAGGGGCTCTCCGACGCCCGGGAGCACCTGCGGATCGCGGAGAGCCTCGAGGCGGCCGGGATGGGGCTGGCCTCCGACGTCCTGCGGGTGAAGGTCGCGGTCGCCTTGGCGGAAGGGGGGAAGGTGACGGCGGAGAACCGGCTGGAGCTCGCGCGCCGCGGGCTCGCCCTCGCGATGGGAGAGCCGGGAGCGCCCCCCGTGGATGTGATCGGCCCGCCGCCGGAGTTCCCCGACCCCGGGACACCGGAACGGGAGGGGACCGCGGCAACCGGCCGGGCCGACCTGCGCGCCTCGTCGCTGCGGCTCGCGAACGCGGGCAGCGATGTCCGGCTCCGGCAGTCGGGATATCTGCCCGAGGTCGGCCTCGCGGCGGCGTACCAGGTGGACGCCGAGGATTCCCCCTTCTCCCCCGACAACCGCTCCTGGAAGGTGGGCGTGGGGCTCACCTGGAACCTCTTCGACGGGATGCGCCGTGAGGCGGAGCTTGGAAAGGCCCTCGCCGAGCGCCGCCGGGCCCAGGCGACCCACCGCGGGATGCGGGACCAGGCGGCGTTCGAGGCGGCGCGGGCGGACCTGGGTGTGAAGGAAGCGACGCTTCGCGGGGAGATCGCGCGCGCCGCTCTCGCGTCGGCGGAGGAGGGTGTTCGGTTGCTCACGTCCCGGTACGAGAACCACCTCGGCCGGATGGTGGACCTCCTCGATGCGCAGACGGCCCTCGACGGCGCCCGCGCCGCCCGGATCCGCGCGGAGAACGACGTGCGGCTCTCCCGCGCGCAGCGGTTGTACGCCTCCGGCGGGCTGCTCACCTTCGCCGCGCCGGCGGAGGAAAACGGGAAGGAGAAAATCCGGTGAACGGGGTGATGAAGATGTCTTCGTTCGGGGCGCGGGTCGTCGCGGCGGCGGTGATCCTTTGGATGGCCGCGGGGCTTTCCGCCTGCGGGGAAAAGGGGAAGCAGGGGGCGGCGGTGTCCCGCCCCGTGGTGCAGGACGTGGAGGTGGTCGTCATCCGGCCGGTCCCCCGGGAGACGACGGCGGAAGCGTTGGGAACGGTCCGGGCGAAGACGGCCGCCGCGGTGGCGCCGCAGGTGATGGGGCGGCTGACCGGCGTCGCGGTTTCGGAAGGTTCGGTGGTGGCGGCGGGGGCGCTCCTGGCGACGATCGACGACACGACGGTCCGCGCGCAGCTCTCCTCGGCGGAAGGGGCGGTCGCGGAAGCCGAGGCGGCACGCGAGGAGGTCGACCGGTCCATCTCCCAGGCGGAAGCCGCGAAGGTCCTCGCGGAGAAGACGTTCGATCGGTTCCGGAAGCTGCTGGAGGGGAAGGTGGTCACGCAGCAGGAGTTCGACGAGGTCGAGATGCGGCGCACCGTAGCGGTGAAGGATCTCGAGCGGGCGCAGCAGAAGAGGGTGCAGGTGAGCGCGAAGATCGCCCAGGCGAGAGGCCATGCCGACGCGGCGAAGGCGATGCTCGCCTGGACCAGGGTGACCGCCCCCTTCGCGGGGGTGATCGTCGAGAAACGGGCCGACGCGGGGTCGATGGCCGTCCCCGGCGTTCCCCTCTTCGTCCTGGAGGATCCGCGCCGTCACCGCATCGAGATGTTCGTCTCCGAGACATACCTGCCGTTGCTGAAGAAGGGGACGCCGGTCCAGGTGGTTCTCGACGCCGACCCGGCGAAACCGTTCACGGTTGCCGTCACGGAGGTGGTCCCGACGATCGACCCGGCGAGCCGCACCTTCACGGTGAAGGCGGATCTTCCTTCGGTCCGGGCCCGGTCGGGCCAGTCCGGCAAGGTGCGCTTCGCCGCGGGGAAGGGGACGGTCCTCGCGG includes:
- a CDS encoding insulinase family protein; this encodes LGAALFAMIAGGPTPSAGEEPLVEKYVLGNGLTVVIRPSPSSPVAAVQAWVKAGSTTEIEARAGMSHILEHMAFKGTKRRGPGEIAREVEAVGGEINAYTSFDQTVYHITLSGRFLENALDILADTLGNSVFDPGELSRELEVILEEVRMNEDDPGRVVSKALFREAYKVHPYGRPVIGFVDTIRKTTRDDLLAYFHANYVPGNMVLVIAGNVDPKTSRPLIERTFGALPPGSAPEVPRPAEPTQRETRVVVREKDARRAYLDMGFHGPSMKDPDVYAWDLLSMILGSGETSRLYRSVKDGKGLVDSVSASSYTPRDPGLLFVGGTLSPEKAREALKEILLETFRMVAAPPEGPELARAKTATETDFLYSLESQSALARHVGFYETTLNDAAFEQTYLRKIRAVTADDILTVAKKYLSPGNLTVSAVLPTGKGGLLPADEVRAIALAAYAEATAPVAKTEKKRTVVKEVLANGIRVIVRENRAVPVVAVQAGFLAGVRGEPKEKGGVSGLTAGMLVKGTAHRTAKEISEAVENMGADLNGTSGRNSFGLQGKFLQRDFEKGFRLFAESLLEPTFPAEELEKKRIETLGALKQQKDQLTQATFLLFLGAHYGDHPYGRNPLGTENSVRAMTTSDLKAYYARWADPRNMVIAISGDIDVEEALAAVRKAFGEMPRRPGYAALGALPVPSHDAVMKAEERRDKQQAHFVIGYPGARFTDPDRYALDVLGSALAGMGGRLFVNLRDKKSLAYSVTSFSSEQVDPGFFAFYMGTSADKLDGAIADTLVEIADVKKGGVTREEFDRAKKWMIGTYEIGLQSNNSYADKMVYNELYGTGYEETFAAPEKIAAVSFEDVNRLAASVLDLEKYTIAILRGK
- a CDS encoding type II toxin-antitoxin system VapC family toxin — encoded protein: MIYLDSSALVKRYVQEPGSDAMDRLLADPPYAATSRLAYPEILSALNRKQKAREFSTRIFGELIKAFESDWGKLFILEFDDELLPIIKKAIHRHAVRGADAVHLASAMWLRSVLKEDVVFACADARLLAAARAERLVAYDPE
- a CDS encoding type II toxin-antitoxin system Phd/YefM family antitoxin; this translates as MHVVGVRELKNRLTHYLSLTRQGVPVIVTDRSEPIAVLHGLGQVEETAGTEERLASLAHLKRLRMPTDRSPFQPVRRARGGRKGSDLIIEERR
- a CDS encoding TolC family protein, translating into MDRPARISSLSALPGAVLLLLTFGFPLLPAASAMEAVDFHQAVARALSNNAFVSAAGEDAVAARRDADVARGYLLPSVRFDEKFVRTSVPGEAFGLKMNQEKLLASDFLDVRNFNSPPPRNDFIATLSVEQPLFAPKAYIGYGMAKVEADAKGQDLYRRKEDAVYRVLTAVLDVVTARQYIEVAGQGLSDAREHLRIAESLEAAGMGLASDVLRVKVAVALAEGGKVTAENRLELARRGLALAMGEPGAPPVDVIGPPPEFPDPGTPEREGTAATGRADLRASSLRLANAGSDVRLRQSGYLPEVGLAAAYQVDAEDSPFSPDNRSWKVGVGLTWNLFDGMRREAELGKALAERRRAQATHRGMRDQAAFEAARADLGVKEATLRGEIARAALASAEEGVRLLTSRYENHLGRMVDLLDAQTALDGARAARIRAENDVRLSRAQRLYASGGLLTFAAPAEENGKEKIR
- a CDS encoding efflux RND transporter periplasmic adaptor subunit, with amino-acid sequence MNGVMKMSSFGARVVAAAVILWMAAGLSACGEKGKQGAAVSRPVVQDVEVVVIRPVPRETTAEALGTVRAKTAAAVAPQVMGRLTGVAVSEGSVVAAGALLATIDDTTVRAQLSSAEGAVAEAEAAREEVDRSISQAEAAKVLAEKTFDRFRKLLEGKVVTQQEFDEVEMRRTVAVKDLERAQQKRVQVSAKIAQARGHADAAKAMLAWTRVTAPFAGVIVEKRADAGSMAVPGVPLFVLEDPRRHRIEMFVSETYLPLLKKGTPVQVVLDADPAKPFTVAVTEVVPTIDPASRTFTVKADLPSVRARSGQSGKVRFAAGKGTVLAVPKRAITRAGGSDGVFTVGARDNVARLSMITLGAEFDDRVEVLSGIEDGARVALSPIDKLSDGARVEVRR